Within the Mucilaginibacter sp. CSA2-8R genome, the region TTTGTACTTAATTTTCTGAAAATGAGTGCATTGAATACTTATACTACGCAAGCAAAAAAGTAAATACGATAAAAATAAAAATGGCTTAGTTGCAAACATTTTCTTCTAAAGTTGAGCATTTAGAATACTTATTCGACGATTTTAGAGCAAAAACGCAGATTTTACTTGCAGATAAATTTATTTCAAAACTAAACCCAATAAAAAAAGTCATTGCAGCACTCAGGCTACAATGACTTTTTTACTACCGTTTAAAATCAGTTTTTCAACTCTCTTACCCAGATGTTACGGAAACTTATGGGTTCGCTTTTATCACCATGAGCCTGAAGCTTGATAGACGCTGCACCATGTTTAATGGAGTAAGAGGGCTGCCCAATATACTGTGTAGGCCCGCGAAGCTCCGTGTTGTTTTGCACAATAATACCGTTAAAGGCCACTGTGATACGTGCAGGCGTTTTTAAAGAGCCATCTTCGTTAAAAACGGGTGCCAGCCAGTTCACATCATAAGTCTGCCACTCGCCGGGCTTCCGCGAAGGATTTGACAATGGAGGAAATTGTTTATAAATGCTCCCGGCCATTCCGTTAACATAAGTTTTGTTTTCGTACGAATCGAGCACCTGCAACTCATATCCAGGATCGCCTTTGCCTAACGACGCTAAAAATATACCGCTGTTGCCCCTGGCCTGCCCCTCGCCGGTGATGTTGGCGGGTATGCGCCATTCAATATGTAATTGGTAGCTGGTAAACAGCCGTTTGGTTTCGATGTTACCACCGGCTTTATTAACCGTAAGCACATCGCCTTTAACCGTCCAGTTGGCGGGCTTATCGCGGTCGGCGTTTGATACCCATTCATTCAGGTTTTTACCGTCAAATAATATGACTGCATCGCTTGGGGGTGGTACGCTTAAGTACTTTCCGGGCATAACTTTTACCGGAACCGGACTCCATACCTCGGTATCTTCGGGTTTGGCACCCTGCTGAGCAAATGCCGAATACGATGCGCTCATCAACAACGTTATTAATATTCTTTTTGCATTCATAAGTCGTACAATTTATACCAAAAGCTTATTGCGTAAATAATTACAACTTTCAGTTATACTTACATAAGGGTCTATCTTAAAATTCTCCTGCTCTACGATGTAATGCTTTATACCCGCCAGTTTAGATTTAGCAAAAATCTGCTTAAAGTTAACAGAACCTTTACCTACTTCGGTATTTAGCTTGCTGTCTTGCTTGTCCATGTCTTTAACGTGTACCATGGCAAAGCGACCCGGATACTTTTCAAACCATTTTACCGGATCTTGTCCGGCACGCACCACCCAGTACAAATCCATCTCGAAGCTAACCATCGCAGGGTCAGTTTCTTTTAACAGCACCTCGTAAAGTGTAGTACCATCAATCGGCATAAACTCAAAATCGTGGTTGTGGTAGGCCATTTTTAAACCTGCGGCCTTAACCCTCTTAGCAGCCATGTTTAGTTTGGCGGCAACGTTTTTTAAATCAGCACCTGTTTTACGGAACTTTGCGTCAACATAAGGCATGGTGATATACTGATGCCCCAATATCTTACCGGCCGCTACAGCATCATCCAACTCGTCAAACTTACCTTCACCCAGCAACATATCCATACCATAATGGCCACTTGGCGATTTAAGCCCATGCTGGTCTAAAAGCTTCTTAAATTCGACTGGTTTCAATCCCCAAAAACCGTTTTGTTTACTGTAACCAAAAACCTCCACTTCTCTATATCCGGCTTTGGCAACTTTGGCAATTGCGCCGCGCACATCTTTAGGTAACTGTTCGCGTAAGGTATATAATTGTATGCCTGCCACATGGTTACTGGCAGCCAGCGACAACTTGGGTAATAAAGTAACTCCGGCGCCAATGAGGCCAGCCTGTGTTAAAAATGCTCTTCTATTTATCATGGTCCTGTTGGTCTATATTTTACGGCTGATGTTAAACATCACATATCTGCACACATTTTTGCAATGAGGCTAACTTATCAGTTGCCGTTGGTACAAATTCCTGCGCTACATAACCTTTAAAGCCGGTAGCAACAATCGCTTTCATAATAGCCGGATAGTACAGCTCTTGGGTACTATCAATTTCGTTACGACCGGGTACGCCGCCGGTGTGGTAGTGGGCAATGTACTGGTTATATTGCTTAATATTGGTAATGATGTCGCCCTCGTCAATCTGCATGTGATAGATGTCATACAGCAGTTTAAAGTTTTCGGAACCCAGCTTTTTGCACAGTTCGGCGCCCCACCAAGTACGGTCGGCCTGGTAATCCTTATGGTTTAACTTACTATTCAAAAGTTCCATAACCAACACTACTTTATGCTTTTCGGCCAATGGCATCAATTGCTTTAGGCCGGTTACGCAGTTTTCCCATCCCTCCTCATCGCTCTTACCACGCTTATTGCCGCTAAAACAAATTAAATTAGTGTAACCTGCTTTAGCTACCAGCGGTATCATCTCGCTGTATTGCTTAACCAGCGTTTCGTGGAACTTCTTGTCGTTAAAACCATCAACGAGGTTAATTTCGGCACCATTGCACATCGATGAATGTAAACCATATTTTTTTAGTGTGTCCCACTCCTTAGGGCCTACTAAATCAATAGCTTTCAAGCCTATTTTTTTCCCTTCGGCGCAAAGCTTGTCCAAGGGTATATCACTATAACACCACCGGCAGGCGGAGTGATTGATGTTGCCTTTAAGCGACGTACTTTCTTCGGACGGAGCAGCCTGCGTTTGATTCATATTTATTAAGCCTGTTGCCGACAAGGCTGCGGTACCTGCCAGCAGGTTTTTAACAGCTGATCTGCGGTTGGTTGCCATTATAATTTTAATTTAAAGGTATGACTGTGTAAAATGTATCGTGGTTTAAAGGCTAAGCGTACCCGTTTCGTCAACGTAAGCGGTTGAAGTTTTGGCTTGACCGGGGCGCTCTTTAAATAACAGTAAAAACAGCACAAGTACAACGGCTGCTATGCCGGCTGGTATTAACCATATTTGCTGCCAGTTATGTGCGTTAGCCCCTGTTTTATACGAGTCTACAATAGGCCCCGATATGGAGAAACCTATCAGCATCCCCACGCCGTAAGTAGCCAGCGTAATAAAGCCCTGCGCTGCACTTTTAAAGCGTTCGCCCGCCAGGTTATCGGTGTAAATCTGACCGGTCACGAAAAAGAAATCGTAACAAATTCCATGCATTACGATGCCCATAATCAGCATCCAGTAGTTGGATTCGATGTTACCGTAAGCGAAAAACACATAGCGCAGTACCCAGGCTAACATACCTACTGCCAGCATTTTTTTAACCCCAAGGCGAACAAAAAACAAAGGCATCAGTGCCATAAATATCAACTCGGATACCTGCCCAAAGGCCTGCTTACCCGCAGCGCCCTGCATACCCACTTCGTTAAGGAAGGGGTTAGTAAAGTTATAGTAAAATGCCAGCGGTACACAAATTGCTACCGATGCCAGGAAGAATACGAGGTACGAGCGGTTTTTCAATAAACGGATAGCATCCAAGCCTAAAATATCGCTAAGCGACGTAGCCTGTTCTTTTTTAACCGGAGGCGTAGCTGGTAGCGTGAAACTAAACAGCCCTAATATAAACGAAGCTATAGAAGCGGTTTTCAACGTTAATGCCAGCGAACCTGTTTTTTCCCAACCCAACCAGCCAATAGCAAAACCTGCCACGATCCATCCCAAAGTTCCTAATACCCGGATAGGCGGAAACTCTTTGCTTGGATTGGTCATTTGCCTGAAAGATATGGAGTTGACTAACGCGAGCGTCGGCATATACACAATCATGTAGAGCAATACATAAGGGTAAAAGGCAGAAAAATCGGCGGCTGTCGAACTTAGCCACAGCAGTGCACCACCAATAAGATGCAATACCCCTAAAATTTTTTGCGCAGAAAAATATTTATCTGCAATGAGCCCAATGATGAAAGGCGCTACAATAGCGCCAATAGATTGTGTAAGATAAGCTACCCCCACCTCAGTGGCACTGGTTTTTAAATTGGTGAGCAGGTAGGTACCTAAAGTAACAAACCATGCCCCCCAGATAAAAAATTCCAGGAACATCATTACCGACAACTTTATTTTTACCGATGCAGTCATGATGGGTTATTTTACGGTGAGTATATATTTGACGATCTCGCGGGCATCATCTACCGAAATCATGGGGTGCGGCGACATGGCGATATCGCCAAAGCTGCCTGCACCGCCTTTAATTATTTTGTCGGCCAGTTTATCGACGTCGCCCGAATTATATTTTTTAGCAACCTCTGCATATGATGGGCCCACTAGTTTATCATGTTCTTTGTGGCAAGCCAGGCAATCAGATTTGGCAATCAGCGCAGCACCTTTAGATGATGATGCGTTGGTAGTGCCGGTATTTTCGGTACCGATGCCACCCGTAGTGTCCTGAATGGCGTTGCTATTTTGCGCCACGGCCGACTGGTTGTTGCCGAGGGTGGTATCAGCGCTTACTTTATCTTGTTTTTGGCCGCCCCCGCAGGAGGCAATAACGGCAACCGTAAGGCTTATTGATGTAATTAAAAATGCTTTTTTTATCATAGGTGATGAAGATTTTAGAGTCCTAATATTTTTTTATTGAGGGATGCGTCTGTACCCGACGAGGCAAAGTCGTCAAAAACACGGTCGGTTACCCGGATGATGTGGTCTTTGATAAATTGTGCGCCTTCGCGGGCACCGTCTTCGGGGTGTTTAAGCGCACACTCCCATTCCAGCACCGCCCATCCCGGAAAATCATATTGGGCCATTTTACTAAAAATCTGCTTAAAATCGACCTGGCCATCGCCCAGTGAGCGGAAACGACCGGCGCGGTCAATCCAATTTTGGTAGCCGCCGTAAACGCCCATCCTGCCACTTGGGTTAAACTCGGCATCTTTAACGTGCATCATTTTGATGCGTTCGTGGTAAATATCAATGTACTGCAGATAGTCCAGGCATTGCAGTACAAAGTGCGACGGATCGTAAAGTAGGTTAGCCCTGGGATGTTGATTTACGCGGTCCAAAAACATCTCGTAGGTGATACCGTCGTGCAGATCTTCGCCGGCGTGTATCTCGTAACATAGATCTATACCGCACTCATCATAATAGTTGAGTATTGGAGTCCAGCGGCGGGCCAGTTCATAAAAAGCCTCGTTAACTAAACCGGCAGGGCGCTGCGGCCAAGGGTATAAATATGGCCAGGCCAATGCACCGCTAAAAGTTACGCTTGAACTTAAACCCAGATTTTGTGAAGCTTTGGCTGCGTATTTAACTTGCTGTACCGCCCATTGCTGGCGGGCCTTCATATCCTGATGATATTCGACAGGTGCAAAGCCGTTGAACAACTGGTCGTAAACCGGGTTTACGGCAACCAATTGCCCTTGGGTATGGGTGGATAATTCGGTAATCTGTAAACCGGCTTCCTGAACAATGCCGTTCAAGTCGTCAGCGTAAGTTTTACTTTCGGCGGCCTTTTGCAGGTTGATGAAACGCGCATCGCCGGTGGGCAGCTGCAGGCCTTTGTAACCTAAGCCTGCCGCCCATTGGGCAATCGACTTCAAATTGTTAAAAGGGGCATCGTTGCCTATAAACTGCGCGATAAAAATTGCCGGACCTTTAATAGTTACCATAGTTTAGATGTTAAATGGTGTCCACTTTTGTTCTGATTTACCCGAAGCAATTACATTTTCAATAAAGGCCATGCCTCTTATCCCTTCCTGTATGCCAGGATAGTCCATCTGCTCTGCGGTAGGCTTGTCCCCTTTTGCTTTCGCTTTTAACGTTTGTGCAAAATTCCGATACAGGTTAGCAAAAGCCTCGAGGTATCCTTCGGGATGACCGGCGGGTGTGCGGGTGTTATAGTTGGCGAAGCTGCCGTTGTAGGCACCACCGGTACGCCATATCTCGCTCGGTTTACCGGCGTAGCGCACTATCAGGGAATTGGCATCGTCCTGCTGCCATTCCAGGCCTCCGGCCTCACCGTATATCCTTATTTTAACATTATTTTCGGCTCCGGTAGCTATCTGGGTAGCCATTAAAACGCCGCTGGCACCGTTGTCAAACTTTAACAATACGGCTCCGTCATCATCCAGTTTGCGGCCTTCAACCACGGTATTGATATCTGCACACAGTTGGCTTACACTTAATCCGGTTACGCACTCGGCCAAGTTAAAGGCATGCGTGCCGATATCGCCCATAGCCCCTGCTATACCGCTTTTAGATGGGTCGGTGCGCCAGGCGGCTTGTTTATTGTCTTGGTTACCTTCTTCAAAGGCACTTAACCAACCTTGCGGATATTCTACGTACACTTTGCGTACCCGGCCAATTTTACCCTCGGCTATTAACTGCCGGGCTTGCTTTACCATCGGGTACCCTGTATAAGTATGTGTAAGGCAAAGCGATTTACCGGTACGGGCTACCACCTCTTCCAGTTGTTTAGCTTCGGCTAAGGTAAATGTTGCGGGCTTATCAATTACCACATCAAAGCCGCTCTCGAGGGCCAGTTTAGCAGGCTCAAAGTGTACGTGGTTAGGGGTAACAATACTAATGACCTGCACCCGTATATGTTCGGGCAGTGCTTTTTCCTGATCAATCAATTCATGGTAGGAGTTATAAACCCGGCTTTCTGCTAAACCCAGCGCCAATCCGCTGGCTTTAGATTTGGCGGCATCGCTACTAAAAGCACCGCAAACCAATTCATACTCATCATCAATGCGTGCGGCTATGCGGTGTACAGCACCAATAAAGGCCCCCTGACCGCCGCCTATCATTCCAAGTCTCAATCTCATTATTAATATTTTAAGCCAGGGCCCAGGCTTTGTCACCTTTCATATACGGATAGTCGCCTATATATTTACCCGGAACCGGAACATAACGCAATGCTTTAGTGCATCCAACTTCTGAGGTGAAGTATCCCAGTAGTGTCAGCTGCTTAAGCATGGTAAAGTAATGATTAGGCGCATCTTCCTTTTTGGTTTTGCTGTATTCTTTTTGCTCTTTATCCAGCTCATTAAGCAAGGCAGTACGCTGACCGTCTTCGGCTTTCATGAAACCCTTATCGAACTTTTTAACGCAGGCTTCGTCAAGTTTTTTCAAGCCTTCTTTAAACACTTTCTGGTCGTTGGTGTCATAGCAATCGCGCACCATAATAGCCATAAAACCACCAACATTAGCCGCAGCTGCACCCGGCGTTGCTGTTTGCGGCAAAATAGTTTCGCCTATCTGGTTCATGTAAGCTACTGTGTCTTTATCTAAAAGGTCGTCTGTATCAAAAGAACTGCCGCTTTTACATCCCGATAAAAAGAACTCGGCTCCGATAACCGTACCGCCAAACAGTAAGGCTACCCGGTTTATTGCTTCTCTCCTGTCCATAGGTTGATGGTTAGATATTCATTTTTTTGAGTTCAGAAACTGCATGATTGGCCGCACGTGCGGTAAGTGCCATGTAGGTAAGCGATGGGTTCTGGCAGGCCGAAGACGTCATGGCCGCCCCATCAGTTACATAAACGTTTTTGGCATCCCATACTTGGTTAAACCCATTTAATACTGATGTTTTAGGATCGCGCCCCATACGGGCAGTTCCCATCTCGTGGATGCCTTTACCAAGTACAGCTTCGTTTTGATACTTATTAATATTTGTTACGCCTGCGGCTTCCAACATTTCGGCTGCGTCGTTCATCATATCAATACGCATTTTCTTTTCGTTGTCGCGTACTACGGCGTCAATCACCGGAACCGGCATACCCCACTTGTCCTTTTTGGTTTTATCTAACCACATGCGATTTTCGTGGTAAGGCAGCGTTTCGCCAAAACCACCGATACCCATGGTCCAGGCGCCCGGTTCAGTCAAGGCTTCTTTAAAATCTGCGCCTATATTCATTTCCGGGATGTTACGGCTCCAGCGCTCGCGGCCGGCACCGCCCTGGTAACCAAAACCGCGGATGTAATCGCGCTTCTCGCCATTAAGATTACGGTAGCGCGGTACATAAATACCATTGGCCCTGCGACCATAATAATATTTGTCTTCATACCCATCAACTGTGCCCGAAGCGCCCACATTAAGATGATGGTCCATAATATTATGCCCTAATGCACCACCGCTGCTACCCAAACCTTCGGGCCAAACATCGGTAGCCGAATTCATGAGTATAGCCGCTGTGTTAATTGTTGAGGCATTAAGGAATATAATTTTGGCGAAGTACTCGTAAGTTTTATTGGTTTCGGCATCCAGTACCTCTACGCCTTTAGCCAGTTTGGTATCTTTATCGTAAATCACCTTTACCACAATACTCCATGGCCGTAAAGTAAGGTTACCTGTTTTTATGGCGGCCGGCAAGGTAGCTGATTGCGTACTAAAGTAAGCGCCGTATGGGCAACCTAACCAGCATTTGTTACGGTACTGGCAGTTTACCCTACCCTCGTGCGGCTGCGTGATGTTGGCCGTACGACCAATGATCATGTGCCGGTTACCTTTATAATGTTCTTTGAGGCGTTTGGCTACGTCTTTTTCAACCACGTTCATTTCCATGGGTGGCATAAAGTCGCCGTCGGGTAAAATCGGAACGCCGTCACGATTACCAGAAATACCTGCAAATTTTTCTACATAGCTGTACCAGGGTGCCAAGTCGGCATAGCGGATAGGCCAATCTACAGCGATACCGTCTTTGGCGTTGGCTTCAAAATCGCTGTTGTGCCAGCGGTAAGACTGCCTTCCCCAAACTAACGAGCGGCCACCTACCTGATAGCTCCTAAACCAATCAAACGGTTGTTTTTCAATGTAAGGGCTGTCTTTGTCGCTTGCCCAGTAATTAAGGTTGGTTTCGTTAAGTACATAATCACGCTTGAGTACAGGATAGTTTTCTATCATCTGTTGCGTGCGGTTACCCCGGTGCTCAAATTCCCAGGGAGCTTTGTTAGCGTTTACATAATCTTTGATGTGCTCAATGTTACGTCCACGTTCGAGTAGTAATGTTTTTAACCCCTTCTCGGTTAATTCTTTGGCGGCCCAACCACCAGAAATACCGGAACCGACGACAATTGCGTCATAAGTATTATCTGCCATATAAAGGTTTATTGGTTATAATTGGTCATGAAATGCCTTTGCAAATCATCAGAAAACACACACTAAGTACTGAGCTTAATACCTCGTCTTTCAGGCGCTTCTTCTCACGGTAAGCGCCTTACTTACATTATTTCACCTTATTTAGCAAAAGCTCGAAATCAAAAGGTCACTTAACAAATATATCTTTTTATACTTAATTGCCACCTGATGTTAATTTTTTTTATTCTGGTAGTTAAAATTGCAAAGATGATTTACCGATTGGGTTAAAACAAAAATGCCGGCTTTTGGCCGGCATTTTTGTTATGATTTATTTAGCATGGTGTTATACAGCACCTTGCCTTCGTAGTTAATTACCCTGACTGCCATTTTTTCGGCACTTACCGAAAAATACATAAAGCCGTTTTCGGAAGCCTGGAATTTACTGTACTGCGTACCAGGCGTAACAGCAGTTAACTCAGACCCTGCACCTGTGATAAAAATATTGGTAGGTCCCTCGGGTTTTAAATGCTGCAGCGAATGATCGTGCCCAGCGAGGTAAACATCCACTTTGTTTTTTTCAAAGATATTGCTGATCGCTTTGCGGATAGTTAGCGTATCATAATTTTTTGCACGCGGGCCGGCAGTATAATAAGGATGATGCCCCACCACAATTTTCCATTTCACGTCTGCACTTGCCTCGCTCAGTGTTTTATTAATCCAAGCCAGTTGCTTTTGAGGTTCCTGATCTTTAATATCGTAAATGATGGGTTGCGTATCAATCATTAAAAACAAGGCTTTGCCTTTGCCCTCGCCCAAGGATACTTCTTTGCTGTAATAACGCGAAGGCATATTCCACCGGCGGCTTACTTTTGAGTAACGTATTTGCGCGTCAGGATCAGATACATAATCATGGTTACCTAACACCGGAAACCAATCAACCTGTAAAGAATGCGCAGTGTAAACGTTTTCGAAATTGTAATGCCATAAAGGATCAAGCTCGCTAATAACGCCTTTAGGATACATGTTGTCGCCAACCGAAATGATAAAATTGTTAGGATTGGCCTTTCCCCAATCGCCCATTTGTTTAGCCACTTCTACCTGATTGTACTCGCCGTTACGGCCCCAGTCGCCAATAGCCATAAAGTTTAATGGATAACCGTTGGTTAAACCAGCACTTGCCGAAAGGTCTTCGCTTTCAATGTATGTTACCTGCTCTTCGGCCAAACTTTCTAAAGGAGCAATTAGCGAAGCACCTAAAGCTGAAAGCGTAGTGCCTATTACAAAATCTCTGCGTTTCATGTTTATTTTAATGAGGTAATTTCCGCGTCAACCCCTAAAGGGTTACCGGCTATCCGGCATAGTAACGGAAAATCAGGGTTATTTAATATCCAGTATTCGGTGGTTTCGTTACGTGCAGCCACATGTAACACACTGATGACTTTTCCATCCACAGTAATTGTCTCCGGTTTGCCATCGCCTTTAAGGTCATAAATGGTGTTGTCGTACTGGTAACTTTTATGGCTTATCAAATTTTTGAAAGCCTCTTTGGAGATAAAAAAGAATGTTTGATTGGATAGCGTTACTGTTGTATTGGGCTCCGGCTGAACAAAGTTTAGCTTATTGGCTTTGTTGACGGCGCTGGGTAGTGCCACGTACCGGCCGGTGGCTGTGTTCCGTATTTTCCAGTCTAATACTACGCTGTCTGATAAACGGGTTACCTGTAATGCCATGGCAACGGTTTGCCCGTGAAGTTTAAGATTATATCCAATAACACTACCTTGTTTTACCGAAATGTTTTGCTGCGCTTTAAGTACCAGCGCCTGCCCTGCCAACAATAAAAAAAATAATAGCTTTTTCATGATGTTATTAGTTAGCATTAGGTGGTAATATTTGTGTTCCCCAATTGGTGGGCTTGTCTGTCATCTCAAAAACCAATTGACCGCCATTCACAATGTCAGCATGCTGAATCCAGGATTGATTATGATCTTTACCGTTAAGACTGGCCGATTTAATGTACATATTGCCGGCAGATAAATTTTTAGCGATGATGGTAAA harbors:
- a CDS encoding nucleoside permease is translated as MTASVKIKLSVMMFLEFFIWGAWFVTLGTYLLTNLKTSATEVGVAYLTQSIGAIVAPFIIGLIADKYFSAQKILGVLHLIGGALLWLSSTAADFSAFYPYVLLYMIVYMPTLALVNSISFRQMTNPSKEFPPIRVLGTLGWIVAGFAIGWLGWEKTGSLALTLKTASIASFILGLFSFTLPATPPVKKEQATSLSDILGLDAIRLLKNRSYLVFFLASVAICVPLAFYYNFTNPFLNEVGMQGAAGKQAFGQVSELIFMALMPLFFVRLGVKKMLAVGMLAWVLRYVFFAYGNIESNYWMLIMGIVMHGICYDFFFVTGQIYTDNLAGERFKSAAQGFITLATYGVGMLIGFSISGPIVDSYKTGANAHNWQQIWLIPAGIAAVVLVLFLLLFKERPGQAKTSTAYVDETGTLSL
- a CDS encoding sugar phosphate isomerase/epimerase encodes the protein MINRRAFLTQAGLIGAGVTLLPKLSLAASNHVAGIQLYTLREQLPKDVRGAIAKVAKAGYREVEVFGYSKQNGFWGLKPVEFKKLLDQHGLKSPSGHYGMDMLLGEGKFDELDDAVAAGKILGHQYITMPYVDAKFRKTGADLKNVAAKLNMAAKRVKAAGLKMAYHNHDFEFMPIDGTTLYEVLLKETDPAMVSFEMDLYWVVRAGQDPVKWFEKYPGRFAMVHVKDMDKQDSKLNTEVGKGSVNFKQIFAKSKLAGIKHYIVEQENFKIDPYVSITESCNYLRNKLLV
- a CDS encoding Gfo/Idh/MocA family oxidoreductase, whose protein sequence is MRLRLGMIGGGQGAFIGAVHRIAARIDDEYELVCGAFSSDAAKSKASGLALGLAESRVYNSYHELIDQEKALPEHIRVQVISIVTPNHVHFEPAKLALESGFDVVIDKPATFTLAEAKQLEEVVARTGKSLCLTHTYTGYPMVKQARQLIAEGKIGRVRKVYVEYPQGWLSAFEEGNQDNKQAAWRTDPSKSGIAGAMGDIGTHAFNLAECVTGLSVSQLCADINTVVEGRKLDDDGAVLLKFDNGASGVLMATQIATGAENNVKIRIYGEAGGLEWQQDDANSLIVRYAGKPSEIWRTGGAYNGSFANYNTRTPAGHPEGYLEAFANLYRNFAQTLKAKAKGDKPTAEQMDYPGIQEGIRGMAFIENVIASGKSEQKWTPFNI
- a CDS encoding GMC family oxidoreductase; the encoded protein is MADNTYDAIVVGSGISGGWAAKELTEKGLKTLLLERGRNIEHIKDYVNANKAPWEFEHRGNRTQQMIENYPVLKRDYVLNETNLNYWASDKDSPYIEKQPFDWFRSYQVGGRSLVWGRQSYRWHNSDFEANAKDGIAVDWPIRYADLAPWYSYVEKFAGISGNRDGVPILPDGDFMPPMEMNVVEKDVAKRLKEHYKGNRHMIIGRTANITQPHEGRVNCQYRNKCWLGCPYGAYFSTQSATLPAAIKTGNLTLRPWSIVVKVIYDKDTKLAKGVEVLDAETNKTYEYFAKIIFLNASTINTAAILMNSATDVWPEGLGSSGGALGHNIMDHHLNVGASGTVDGYEDKYYYGRRANGIYVPRYRNLNGEKRDYIRGFGYQGGAGRERWSRNIPEMNIGADFKEALTEPGAWTMGIGGFGETLPYHENRMWLDKTKKDKWGMPVPVIDAVVRDNEKKMRIDMMNDAAEMLEAAGVTNINKYQNEAVLGKGIHEMGTARMGRDPKTSVLNGFNQVWDAKNVYVTDGAAMTSSACQNPSLTYMALTARAANHAVSELKKMNI
- a CDS encoding c-type cytochrome, which produces MIKKAFLITSISLTVAVIASCGGGQKQDKVSADTTLGNNQSAVAQNSNAIQDTTGGIGTENTGTTNASSSKGAALIAKSDCLACHKEHDKLVGPSYAEVAKKYNSGDVDKLADKIIKGGAGSFGDIAMSPHPMISVDDAREIVKYILTVK
- a CDS encoding gluconate 2-dehydrogenase subunit 3 family protein; the encoded protein is MDRREAINRVALLFGGTVIGAEFFLSGCKSGSSFDTDDLLDKDTVAYMNQIGETILPQTATPGAAAANVGGFMAIMVRDCYDTNDQKVFKEGLKKLDEACVKKFDKGFMKAEDGQRTALLNELDKEQKEYSKTKKEDAPNHYFTMLKQLTLLGYFTSEVGCTKALRYVPVPGKYIGDYPYMKGDKAWALA
- a CDS encoding sugar phosphate isomerase/epimerase, whose amino-acid sequence is MVTIKGPAIFIAQFIGNDAPFNNLKSIAQWAAGLGYKGLQLPTGDARFINLQKAAESKTYADDLNGIVQEAGLQITELSTHTQGQLVAVNPVYDQLFNGFAPVEYHQDMKARQQWAVQQVKYAAKASQNLGLSSSVTFSGALAWPYLYPWPQRPAGLVNEAFYELARRWTPILNYYDECGIDLCYEIHAGEDLHDGITYEMFLDRVNQHPRANLLYDPSHFVLQCLDYLQYIDIYHERIKMMHVKDAEFNPSGRMGVYGGYQNWIDRAGRFRSLGDGQVDFKQIFSKMAQYDFPGWAVLEWECALKHPEDGAREGAQFIKDHIIRVTDRVFDDFASSGTDASLNKKILGL
- a CDS encoding DUF1080 domain-containing protein produces the protein MSASYSAFAQQGAKPEDTEVWSPVPVKVMPGKYLSVPPPSDAVILFDGKNLNEWVSNADRDKPANWTVKGDVLTVNKAGGNIETKRLFTSYQLHIEWRIPANITGEGQARGNSGIFLASLGKGDPGYELQVLDSYENKTYVNGMAGSIYKQFPPLSNPSRKPGEWQTYDVNWLAPVFNEDGSLKTPARITVAFNGIIVQNNTELRGPTQYIGQPSYSIKHGAASIKLQAHGDKSEPISFRNIWVRELKN
- a CDS encoding TIM barrel protein; the protein is MATNRRSAVKNLLAGTAALSATGLINMNQTQAAPSEESTSLKGNINHSACRWCYSDIPLDKLCAEGKKIGLKAIDLVGPKEWDTLKKYGLHSSMCNGAEINLVDGFNDKKFHETLVKQYSEMIPLVAKAGYTNLICFSGNKRGKSDEEGWENCVTGLKQLMPLAEKHKVVLVMELLNSKLNHKDYQADRTWWGAELCKKLGSENFKLLYDIYHMQIDEGDIITNIKQYNQYIAHYHTGGVPGRNEIDSTQELYYPAIMKAIVATGFKGYVAQEFVPTATDKLASLQKCVQICDV
- a CDS encoding tartrate-resistant acid phosphatase type 5 family protein, yielding MKRRDFVIGTTLSALGASLIAPLESLAEEQVTYIESEDLSASAGLTNGYPLNFMAIGDWGRNGEYNQVEVAKQMGDWGKANPNNFIISVGDNMYPKGVISELDPLWHYNFENVYTAHSLQVDWFPVLGNHDYVSDPDAQIRYSKVSRRWNMPSRYYSKEVSLGEGKGKALFLMIDTQPIIYDIKDQEPQKQLAWINKTLSEASADVKWKIVVGHHPYYTAGPRAKNYDTLTIRKAISNIFEKNKVDVYLAGHDHSLQHLKPEGPTNIFITGAGSELTAVTPGTQYSKFQASENGFMYFSVSAEKMAVRVINYEGKVLYNTMLNKS